A genome region from Gardnerella vaginalis includes the following:
- a CDS encoding carbohydrate ABC transporter permease gives MKRKVSTTAIMYVVLVFFLLIWLFPIATAISKSLNFNGFKSYESVITNENVHYFKVVFNSFLISISTVVIVVFITSLAGFAFSKMKFTGRKVIYILMLACMAVPIASVTMPLFFTIKTFGLINTYIGMIIPLVAFNALQMLLLWKNYFDCIPNEIIEAARVDGCSTWSIYSRILIPISTPMVATTGVLTFVYSWNEYLIPLLLIRDESKYTVTLASTYFMETRSQTPEMISQEYAALILMTIPSVIVYMISQKWLQSGITAGAVKN, from the coding sequence ATGAAACGTAAAGTAAGCACGACCGCTATTATGTATGTTGTACTTGTATTCTTTCTTTTGATTTGGCTTTTTCCAATTGCTACTGCAATATCTAAATCTCTTAACTTCAACGGTTTTAAAAGTTACGAGTCAGTAATAACTAATGAAAATGTACATTATTTCAAAGTAGTATTTAATTCATTCCTCATATCTATATCTACTGTCGTAATAGTTGTATTTATAACATCGCTTGCGGGTTTTGCTTTTTCAAAAATGAAATTCACTGGAAGAAAAGTTATTTATATATTAATGCTCGCTTGCATGGCTGTTCCAATTGCTTCGGTAACAATGCCATTATTCTTCACAATAAAAACTTTTGGACTGATCAATACGTATATTGGTATGATTATTCCACTTGTTGCATTTAATGCTTTGCAAATGCTTTTGCTATGGAAAAATTATTTTGATTGTATACCTAACGAAATCATTGAAGCCGCGAGAGTAGATGGTTGTTCTACTTGGAGTATTTATTCACGCATACTTATACCAATTTCCACGCCTATGGTCGCTACTACTGGAGTTCTAACATTTGTATATAGCTGGAATGAGTATTTAATTCCTCTGTTACTTATACGAGATGAAAGTAAGTACACTGTCACTCTGGCATCAACATATTTTATGGAAACAAGAAGTCAAACTCCAGAGATGATTTCACAAGAATATGCTGCATTGATTCTTATGACAATACCGTCAGTAATTGTTTACATGATTAGTCAAAAATGGCTTCAGTCTGGTATTACTGCTGGAGCAGTAAAGAACTAA
- a CDS encoding xylulokinase produces MTQILVAGIDTSTQSTKIRITDAETGKLVRFGQAKHPEGTSIHPDRWWEAFLKAKEQAGGLDDVSALSVGGQQHGMVLLDKQGNIVRDALLWNDTRSAPEATQLIESLQGKSEQNTDKQSQTLEGKRNWVRAVGLSPVASFTVTKIAWVANHEPELANKVAAICLPHDWLSWRIAGYGPSSTSNHSCRDTIGLDKLFTDRSDASGTGYFDSTTNNYRRDLIKLAFGRDDVILPKVLNPNEIGAYADPEIAGKNVAGGCLIAPGGADNAMAALGLNMGIGDVSISLGTSGVAAAVCQTPIYDMTTAVAGFADCTGHWLPLACTINGSRIIDAGCKALSVDYEQFANLSAQSIPGAQGITLIPYFDGERTPDRPNSTASIYGLTLANTKPSNIARAFTEGLLCSQRDCLELIKSLGVTVKKILLIGGGAKSSAIRALAPSILGSDVTLPKTDEYVAIGAARQAAWTLSGKEYPPIWQNEIETTLSGEPNEDIYKKYLHYRNLEK; encoded by the coding sequence ATGACACAAATACTTGTTGCTGGAATTGACACATCAACTCAATCAACAAAAATACGAATTACAGATGCCGAAACAGGAAAATTAGTACGTTTCGGACAAGCAAAACACCCAGAAGGAACCAGCATACACCCAGATAGATGGTGGGAAGCGTTCCTAAAAGCAAAAGAACAAGCTGGAGGACTAGATGACGTTAGCGCATTGTCAGTCGGAGGTCAACAACATGGTATGGTACTTCTAGACAAGCAAGGAAACATTGTTAGAGATGCACTACTATGGAATGATACTCGTTCAGCACCAGAGGCTACACAGTTAATCGAGAGTCTACAAGGTAAATCAGAACAAAACACTGATAAACAAAGCCAAACCCTTGAAGGAAAGCGCAACTGGGTTCGTGCAGTTGGATTATCCCCTGTAGCGTCATTCACAGTAACAAAAATTGCTTGGGTAGCCAATCATGAACCTGAACTAGCAAATAAAGTAGCGGCTATTTGTTTACCTCACGATTGGCTAAGCTGGAGAATTGCAGGATATGGTCCATCTAGCACTTCTAATCATTCTTGTAGGGATACTATTGGACTTGATAAACTTTTCACGGATCGCTCAGACGCTTCTGGCACAGGATACTTTGATTCAACCACTAATAACTACAGACGAGATTTGATAAAACTTGCATTCGGTAGAGACGATGTAATTTTACCTAAAGTTTTAAACCCTAACGAAATAGGAGCATATGCAGATCCAGAAATAGCAGGTAAAAATGTGGCCGGAGGATGCTTAATAGCTCCTGGAGGCGCAGATAACGCTATGGCTGCTTTAGGCTTAAACATGGGAATTGGAGATGTATCTATATCACTAGGAACATCAGGAGTAGCCGCAGCCGTTTGTCAAACACCAATATACGATATGACTACTGCAGTTGCAGGTTTTGCCGACTGCACTGGACACTGGCTTCCATTAGCATGCACAATTAATGGTTCGAGAATAATAGACGCTGGATGCAAAGCACTAAGCGTCGACTACGAACAATTCGCAAATCTATCAGCACAAAGCATACCAGGAGCACAAGGAATTACACTTATACCATATTTTGACGGAGAACGCACTCCAGATAGACCAAATTCTACGGCTAGTATATATGGGCTAACATTAGCAAACACAAAACCTTCTAACATAGCGCGCGCTTTTACAGAAGGATTGTTATGCTCTCAGCGCGATTGTTTGGAATTAATAAAATCACTAGGAGTCACAGTAAAAAAGATTCTACTAATTGGAGGTGGTGCAAAATCATCAGCAATACGAGCATTAGCACCATCTATATTAGGAAGTGATGTCACTTTACCAAAAACCGACGAATATGTTGCTATCGGTGCTGCAAGACAAGCAGCTTGGACTCTTTCAGGTAAAGAGTATCCACCTATTTGGCAGAATGAAATAGAAACAACTTTGTCTGGAGAACCTAACGAAGATATATACAAAAAGTATTTACATTACCGCAACTTAGAAAAATAA
- a CDS encoding LacI family DNA-binding transcriptional regulator, which produces MSAESRRSTLRDVAKLANVSMATVSNYLNDYPFMKSTTKQKIQNAIEELNYSANQQARNLRRGHTGLISLSIPDLTQIYFAELAEEIIKAAREYGYRIIVESTGNDREHEINSIKAMSRNMTDGLILSPTCMTSIDVDELKGNYPLVILGERIFNAPAPHVVIANDAGAMEATNHLINSGCRTIAVVGGTLDEVIPSSRSMRTKGYMMALADHGIAFDPLMIRECGDWTSEEGAKAVRDMYSQGIRPDGIFALNDLLALGVVSQLREMRVSIPESVRVVGFDDIDEAKYTIPSLTSVNPCRKQIAKLSVKSIVDQVVSGGRFSRQRIDVDCCLVCRKSSPSI; this is translated from the coding sequence ATGTCTGCTGAATCACGCAGATCAACTTTACGCGATGTTGCTAAACTTGCTAATGTTTCGATGGCCACAGTTTCTAATTATCTTAATGACTATCCGTTTATGAAGTCTACAACGAAACAAAAGATTCAGAATGCAATTGAAGAATTGAACTATTCTGCTAATCAGCAAGCTCGTAATTTACGTCGTGGTCATACAGGATTGATTTCATTATCAATACCAGATCTTACGCAGATATATTTTGCTGAATTGGCTGAGGAAATAATTAAAGCTGCTCGAGAATATGGTTATCGAATAATAGTCGAATCTACTGGAAATGATCGTGAGCATGAAATTAATTCCATCAAGGCTATGTCGCGTAATATGACAGATGGATTAATACTGAGCCCAACATGTATGACATCGATTGATGTTGATGAGCTTAAAGGTAACTATCCTTTGGTGATATTGGGTGAGCGTATTTTTAATGCCCCAGCTCCGCATGTGGTAATAGCCAATGATGCTGGTGCTATGGAGGCTACTAATCATCTTATAAATTCAGGATGTCGTACTATAGCCGTAGTGGGTGGAACGCTAGATGAAGTTATACCATCTTCGCGTTCAATGCGCACTAAGGGATATATGATGGCCTTGGCTGATCATGGAATAGCATTTGATCCGTTAATGATTCGTGAATGTGGTGATTGGACTAGTGAAGAAGGTGCAAAAGCTGTGCGTGATATGTATTCACAAGGAATAAGGCCAGATGGTATTTTTGCTTTGAATGATTTATTAGCATTGGGTGTAGTGAGTCAGTTGCGTGAGATGAGAGTGAGTATTCCTGAAAGTGTTCGTGTGGTTGGTTTTGATGATATAGATGAGGCAAAGTACACAATCCCATCTTTGACAAGTGTAAACCCATGTCGTAAACAGATTGCTAAATTGTCAGTTAAATCCATTGTAGATCAAGTTGTATCAGGCGGACGTTTTTCTCGACAGCGTATTGATGTTGATTGTTGTCTTGTGTGTCGTAAATCTTCTCCAAGTATTTAA
- a CDS encoding glycoside hydrolase family 43 protein — MSSLNVGYVDISNNVNSSALHNECNSDFCLNMLLTEKHYSNPVQYSDGEKHTAPDPFVIRYRNLYYCYATDKNGVLVSTSTNMVRWVSHGYCYTENNRKNFWAPSVILINGIFYMYFSNMPQCENDTHTEIMRVAVSKNPLGPFEKKAELFDTFAIDSQVVVGDDNQLYMLYADNQACGLSNLRPGTSVMIDRMVSPYKREGSPKPLILPTMDEEIFARNRFGDGRDWHTVEGATYFTFRDKGFITYSANAYEHEDYFVGYSVATLPKVPSDRRIDKLSWVKQCNNGHFDPLIIRSDKVEGTGHNSIVKAPNGVDDWLVYHGRDASDELHDGTEKRVMRIDPLYYSEGLLDTTGPSNCVCDAPLSADVCTDFTNGIPSDWNIISGSAHVLEIDGQPSISSCDRDGFLAISPLISSTLTISLWVKGGNGPLGSRFGLIPRYFDNNNYTYVLVDVGLHCLQVIDSVSGIVRQINTMLPSDINLSYWHELVISREYGILEARFDGRYVAKISDISSEQGFCGVIVKDNDSTISSFSAVNHVNLWGKSLCNIVNEINVVDRFRLTSNEVEPFNVTSSRMRLRNLLNGNRCVIDFALTNDRSESIINIGEYSLVVCVNCIDLLRDGKSIIACEEPLRLHLQDDARRDIRGRVLRTVRLAASDRMLFVHVRNHSWRLPFIGNKVVDITLSEASITGYTRTSLGISFDKSIERVEKGV; from the coding sequence ATGAGTTCATTAAATGTAGGATACGTTGATATTAGCAATAATGTGAATTCAAGTGCATTACATAATGAGTGCAATTCCGATTTTTGCTTAAACATGTTGTTGACTGAAAAACACTATAGTAATCCAGTTCAGTATTCTGATGGTGAGAAACATACTGCTCCTGATCCATTTGTAATTCGATATCGTAATTTGTACTATTGCTATGCTACTGACAAAAATGGTGTTTTAGTTTCAACATCTACAAACATGGTTCGGTGGGTATCACATGGTTATTGTTACACAGAAAATAATAGAAAGAATTTTTGGGCACCTTCTGTAATTTTGATTAATGGTATTTTTTATATGTATTTTTCAAATATGCCACAGTGTGAAAATGATACTCATACAGAAATTATGCGGGTTGCTGTAAGTAAAAATCCTCTTGGTCCATTTGAAAAGAAAGCTGAACTATTTGATACATTCGCTATTGATTCACAGGTTGTTGTTGGAGATGATAATCAGTTATATATGCTGTATGCGGATAATCAGGCATGTGGTTTATCTAATTTACGACCTGGTACTTCTGTGATGATTGACAGAATGGTAAGTCCATACAAGCGAGAAGGATCTCCGAAGCCATTGATTTTACCTACAATGGATGAAGAAATTTTTGCTCGTAATCGTTTTGGAGATGGGAGAGATTGGCATACGGTAGAAGGTGCTACATACTTTACTTTCCGAGACAAAGGTTTTATCACCTATTCTGCCAATGCTTATGAACATGAAGATTATTTTGTTGGGTATTCAGTTGCTACATTACCTAAGGTTCCTTCTGATAGGCGCATAGACAAGCTTTCATGGGTAAAGCAATGTAATAATGGTCATTTTGATCCACTTATTATACGTTCTGATAAAGTTGAAGGTACTGGTCATAACTCTATAGTAAAAGCACCAAATGGGGTTGATGATTGGCTGGTTTATCATGGCCGTGATGCTTCAGATGAATTGCATGATGGTACTGAGAAACGTGTTATGCGTATAGATCCTCTATACTATTCAGAGGGATTGCTCGATACTACTGGACCTTCAAATTGCGTATGTGATGCTCCTTTATCTGCTGATGTATGCACTGATTTTACTAATGGAATTCCATCGGATTGGAATATCATATCTGGTTCTGCACATGTTTTGGAAATTGATGGACAACCTTCTATATCTTCTTGTGATCGTGATGGTTTTTTGGCGATTTCTCCTCTTATTTCTTCAACGTTAACTATTAGTTTGTGGGTGAAGGGTGGTAATGGTCCGTTAGGATCTAGATTTGGCTTAATCCCTCGTTATTTTGATAACAATAATTACACTTACGTTCTGGTTGATGTTGGATTGCATTGTTTGCAAGTGATAGATAGTGTATCTGGAATAGTCAGACAGATAAATACTATGTTGCCTTCTGACATAAATTTATCTTATTGGCATGAGCTAGTTATATCACGTGAATATGGAATTTTGGAAGCTCGCTTTGATGGTCGTTATGTAGCGAAGATAAGTGATATTAGCTCAGAACAAGGATTTTGTGGTGTAATTGTAAAAGATAATGATTCTACAATTTCGTCTTTCTCTGCTGTAAATCATGTTAATTTATGGGGAAAGTCTTTATGCAATATTGTGAATGAGATTAATGTTGTCGATCGTTTTCGTCTTACAAGCAACGAGGTGGAACCGTTTAATGTTACTTCATCGCGAATGAGATTACGCAATTTGCTTAATGGTAACCGTTGTGTAATAGACTTTGCGCTTACTAATGATCGCTCGGAGTCAATAATTAATATAGGCGAATACAGCTTAGTGGTATGTGTGAATTGTATTGATTTGTTGCGTGATGGAAAATCTATTATAGCCTGTGAAGAACCGTTGAGATTGCACCTGCAAGATGATGCAAGAAGAGATATTAGAGGACGAGTATTGAGGACTGTGCGCCTTGCTGCTTCTGATAGGATGCTTTTTGTTCATGTGCGTAATCATAGTTGGCGATTGCCATTTATTGGAAACAAAGTAGTAGATATTACCCTTAGCGAAGCTTCCATCACTGGATATACTCGTACCTCATTAGGTATTTCATTTGATAAATCCATAGAACGCGTAGAGAAAGGAGTGTGA
- the mmsB gene encoding multiple monosaccharide ABC transporter permease: MFGSISAYSKKKNTAIGTPGLKELLLGNARSYGIYLALVAVIIIFQVLTGNRLLYPNNVVALFQQNAYVMITAIGMLMIVVATHIDLSVGSAVAFIGGLGAFAMKHWGMNWMLAIAFMLFIGLLIGAWHGFWVAYVEVPAFVTTLGGMLIFRGLATVVAGESIPLRSREFRAIAKDYLPNIFGFWGGYDGLTIVVGALAIVGVIVVQLRKRAKSLKTGLLIEPLSFTITKIVVSVAAIGFITYLLASSGNSQQGGIPIVLVIIAVLVGVFWFVLNRMIFGRDIYAVGGNRKAAILSGINTKLVDFKIFLTMGVLTAIASVVTLSRLASATAATGQEFEMDAIAACFIGGAAVSGGTGTIPGAMVGALIMGVLNQGLSIMGADAAIVKTIKGLVVVAAVAYDLISKKRKK; this comes from the coding sequence ATGTTTGGATCAATATCTGCTTATTCAAAGAAGAAAAATACAGCTATTGGTACTCCTGGATTAAAAGAGCTATTGCTGGGGAATGCTCGTTCTTACGGTATTTATCTTGCTCTCGTTGCTGTTATCATTATTTTCCAAGTGTTGACTGGCAATAGGTTGTTGTATCCAAATAATGTTGTTGCATTATTCCAACAAAATGCATATGTTATGATTACGGCAATCGGTATGCTTATGATTGTTGTTGCTACACATATTGATTTATCTGTTGGATCTGCTGTTGCATTCATTGGTGGCTTAGGTGCTTTTGCTATGAAGCATTGGGGAATGAATTGGATGCTTGCAATCGCTTTCATGCTTTTTATAGGTTTATTAATAGGTGCTTGGCATGGATTCTGGGTAGCGTATGTTGAAGTTCCTGCATTCGTAACCACTTTAGGTGGCATGTTGATCTTTAGAGGTTTGGCAACTGTTGTTGCAGGTGAGTCTATTCCATTACGTTCTCGCGAATTTAGAGCTATTGCAAAAGATTATCTTCCTAATATTTTTGGATTCTGGGGCGGATATGATGGATTAACTATCGTTGTAGGTGCTCTTGCTATTGTAGGTGTAATTGTTGTGCAACTGCGTAAGAGAGCGAAGTCGTTGAAGACTGGATTATTGATTGAGCCACTTTCGTTTACTATTACGAAAATTGTTGTATCTGTTGCAGCTATTGGTTTTATCACTTATTTATTGGCATCTTCTGGAAATTCTCAGCAAGGCGGTATACCAATAGTATTGGTTATTATTGCGGTTCTCGTTGGAGTTTTTTGGTTCGTGCTGAATCGCATGATTTTTGGTCGTGATATTTATGCTGTTGGTGGAAATAGAAAAGCAGCTATTCTTTCTGGCATAAATACTAAATTGGTTGATTTCAAGATTTTCTTAACGATGGGTGTTCTTACAGCAATAGCGTCTGTTGTAACATTGTCCCGACTTGCATCTGCTACCGCTGCAACTGGGCAAGAATTTGAGATGGATGCTATTGCTGCATGCTTCATTGGTGGTGCTGCTGTTTCTGGTGGAACTGGTACGATTCCTGGCGCTATGGTTGGTGCATTAATCATGGGTGTTCTCAATCAGGGCTTGTCTATTATGGGTGCGGATGCCGCTATTGTCAAAACTATTAAAGGTTTGGTGGTTGTTGCTGCTGTTGCCTATGATTTGATTAGCAAGAAGCGCAAAAAGTAA
- a CDS encoding sugar ABC transporter ATP-binding protein, which translates to MRHIVKRFGSVTALEDVTLKVQRGQIFSICGENGAGKSTLMNVLSGVYPHGTYEGDIIYEGNVCKFKTIRDSEAKGIVIIHQELALVPYMSIADNIFLSNRIKKGIAIDDTEQYRIAREVMKTVGLDEDPSNLIANIGVGKQQLVEIAKALTKDVKLLILDEPTAALNDEDSANLLHLIDRLRRERGITAIIISHKLNEIAYIADAVQVIRDGKTITHIDVDDQHPLDQDELIRHMVGRPLTNRYPEHVAKIGNEAFRIEHWKVHHPLDEKRLVANDVSFNVRKGEIVGLAGLIGAGRTETAMSVFGRQYGTNASGKLYLDGKEVKFNSVRSAIDHAVAYATENRKVYGLNLLASIRENTSLANLKSVSKLGVIDRHKEAKVAEEYRHDFRMKCNTIEMPVGNLSGGNQQKVVLAKWVATQPKLLILDEPTRGIDVGAKYDIYEIIDKLADSGSAIIVISSELPELLGICDRIYTMSQGKITACLNAHETNQEELMKYMTCDVPLEYEKSFTVE; encoded by the coding sequence ATGCGTCATATCGTGAAACGTTTTGGTTCGGTTACAGCGCTTGAAGATGTAACATTGAAAGTTCAACGTGGACAAATATTTTCAATATGTGGAGAGAATGGCGCTGGTAAATCAACGTTGATGAATGTTCTTTCTGGTGTATATCCTCATGGAACATATGAGGGAGACATTATTTATGAAGGTAATGTTTGTAAATTTAAAACGATTCGTGATTCTGAGGCAAAAGGAATTGTTATCATTCATCAAGAGTTAGCTTTAGTTCCGTATATGAGTATTGCTGATAATATTTTCCTCAGCAATAGGATTAAAAAGGGAATTGCTATAGATGATACTGAACAATATCGTATTGCTCGCGAAGTTATGAAAACTGTTGGATTGGATGAAGATCCAAGTAATCTTATTGCTAACATTGGTGTTGGTAAACAACAGCTTGTTGAGATCGCGAAAGCTTTGACGAAAGATGTAAAGCTTTTAATTCTTGATGAACCTACTGCAGCCTTAAATGATGAGGATTCTGCAAATTTGCTTCATCTAATTGATCGTTTGCGTCGTGAGCGTGGTATTACGGCTATTATTATTTCCCATAAACTTAATGAAATAGCTTATATTGCTGATGCTGTACAAGTGATACGTGATGGTAAGACAATTACTCATATTGATGTTGATGATCAGCATCCATTGGATCAAGATGAGTTGATTCGCCATATGGTAGGTCGTCCTCTTACTAATAGGTATCCTGAGCATGTTGCAAAAATTGGTAATGAGGCTTTTCGAATAGAACATTGGAAAGTGCATCATCCGTTAGATGAAAAACGATTAGTTGCCAATGATGTTAGTTTCAATGTGCGTAAGGGTGAGATTGTTGGCTTAGCTGGATTGATTGGTGCAGGACGAACCGAAACTGCGATGAGTGTTTTTGGTCGACAATATGGCACTAATGCATCTGGTAAATTGTACTTAGATGGCAAAGAGGTTAAATTCAATTCTGTTCGTTCTGCAATTGATCATGCTGTGGCATATGCTACAGAAAATCGTAAAGTTTATGGATTGAATTTATTAGCTTCTATTCGAGAAAATACGTCATTAGCTAATTTAAAGTCAGTTAGTAAGCTAGGTGTTATTGATAGACATAAGGAAGCGAAAGTTGCTGAAGAATATCGTCACGATTTTCGTATGAAGTGTAACACTATTGAAATGCCAGTAGGTAATCTTTCAGGCGGTAATCAGCAGAAGGTCGTATTGGCAAAATGGGTGGCAACTCAGCCTAAGCTTCTTATTCTTGATGAGCCTACGCGTGGCATTGATGTAGGCGCTAAGTATGACATTTATGAGATTATCGACAAGTTAGCAGATTCTGGTAGTGCGATAATTGTTATTTCTTCGGAATTGCCAGAATTGCTTGGTATATGTGATCGTATATACACGATGAGTCAAGGCAAAATTACAGCTTGTTTGAATGCTCATGAGACAAATCAAGAAGAATTAATGAAGTATATGACTTGTGATGTTCCATTGGAATATGAGAAGTCATTTACCGTTGAATAG
- a CDS encoding ROK family transcriptional regulator has translation MSALRSINQDDLRNHNLSVVLDTILRSVEPMTRAELARATGLTKATISLLVQILISSKVLHEADSVSVHYGRPGTSLAVSVGSFCAFGLQINTDGYGFAAVDVNGDVIDEQWVDCDMDQLTANEVFDNLNNIVLDSETKARELGYVILGGALALPGVVIDGSILLASPNLGWKNLNLGQYELVKRLNVFAANEANLAAIAQIPGFATQRKNDSIMKPSDSFIYISTDIGIGGAVVRDGHVVYGENGFAGEIGHVSVSLDGPICRCGRRGCLEAFAGRRALVETARIASGCDATKIEAVNVLLERWKSGDEIVVSAVDKAVEALVSVIGSAVNLLDINTVILGGIWQRFGVGLTQRISKELTSEVLCSEAVNVRVLMSEVGGRSALLGAAQVALRRFIDKPLDYIEQSNIDE, from the coding sequence ATGTCAGCTTTACGAAGTATAAATCAGGATGATTTGCGCAATCATAATTTGTCTGTTGTTTTAGACACTATTTTGCGCTCTGTAGAGCCTATGACTCGTGCGGAATTGGCTCGCGCAACTGGTTTAACCAAGGCTACAATATCTTTGCTTGTGCAAATACTTATATCTAGTAAGGTTCTTCATGAGGCAGATAGCGTTTCTGTGCATTATGGTCGTCCTGGTACGTCACTGGCTGTGAGCGTTGGAAGTTTTTGTGCTTTTGGATTACAAATAAATACTGATGGTTATGGTTTTGCTGCTGTTGATGTAAATGGTGATGTTATTGACGAGCAATGGGTTGATTGTGATATGGATCAGCTCACCGCTAATGAAGTTTTTGATAATTTAAATAATATTGTGCTTGATAGTGAAACAAAAGCTAGAGAATTAGGGTATGTTATACTCGGCGGTGCATTAGCTTTGCCTGGTGTTGTGATTGATGGATCTATCTTGTTGGCGTCGCCGAATTTAGGATGGAAAAACCTTAATCTTGGACAATATGAGCTTGTTAAGAGGCTTAATGTGTTTGCTGCAAATGAAGCTAATCTTGCGGCTATAGCGCAGATTCCTGGTTTCGCTACGCAGCGTAAAAACGATAGCATTATGAAGCCTTCGGATTCTTTTATCTACATATCAACAGATATTGGTATTGGTGGTGCTGTTGTTAGAGATGGGCATGTTGTTTATGGTGAAAATGGTTTTGCTGGAGAAATAGGTCATGTGTCTGTGTCTTTAGATGGTCCTATTTGTAGGTGTGGAAGACGCGGATGTTTGGAAGCATTTGCTGGCAGGAGAGCATTGGTTGAAACTGCTCGCATTGCTAGTGGGTGTGATGCAACAAAAATTGAAGCTGTAAATGTTTTACTTGAACGTTGGAAATCTGGTGATGAGATAGTCGTTAGCGCTGTCGATAAAGCAGTAGAAGCTTTAGTATCTGTAATTGGGTCTGCTGTTAATCTACTGGATATTAATACGGTTATTTTAGGTGGCATTTGGCAGCGATTTGGTGTTGGTCTTACGCAAAGAATTAGTAAAGAACTTACTTCTGAAGTATTATGCAGCGAAGCTGTGAATGTTAGAGTATTAATGTCAGAAGTTGGTGGAAGGTCTGCATTGCTTGGAGCAGCACAAGTCGCGCTTCGAAGGTTTATTGATAAACCATTGGACTACATTGAGCAATCAAACATTGATGAATAA
- a CDS encoding carbohydrate ABC transporter permease: MMSAMENCTTKGSIDDTAVHRNDLSKMMMKNSGNNIGSWKTKIRPYLFIAPLVILSGFFIYYCIGFTIATSFTDWDGISKEMDFIGLKNYIKLLVPNSIFWIALKNNIIFMVVTVFIQAALGLLLAVILKERLRGSSLFKAVFFMPIAMAPVIIAAIFRIIMDTNVGAINEALRFLHLGFLSQSWLGNPRIALYSICAINIFEWMGFSMIIYYAGLMSIPDDIYEAAKIDGCGFWNTLFRITIPNLSGTTNTLILLGIVGSLKTFDIVIQTTGGGPSRSTEFLNTYLYKTGVQQFNGGLSASIGVMILIISVVLSIIQVVVNDRSNR, translated from the coding sequence ATGATGTCAGCAATGGAAAACTGCACGACTAAAGGCTCTATAGATGATACTGCTGTTCATCGTAACGACTTGTCTAAAATGATGATGAAAAATAGTGGGAATAATATTGGCTCTTGGAAAACTAAGATTCGTCCATACTTATTCATAGCTCCATTGGTTATCCTTTCAGGTTTCTTTATCTATTATTGCATAGGTTTTACAATTGCAACTTCATTCACTGACTGGGATGGTATTTCAAAGGAGATGGATTTTATTGGTTTAAAAAACTATATTAAGTTGCTTGTTCCAAATTCTATTTTCTGGATAGCGTTAAAAAACAATATAATATTTATGGTAGTTACTGTGTTCATCCAGGCTGCACTAGGTTTGCTTCTTGCTGTTATTCTCAAGGAACGTTTACGAGGATCTAGTTTATTTAAAGCAGTTTTCTTTATGCCAATTGCGATGGCTCCTGTTATTATTGCTGCTATTTTTCGAATAATTATGGATACTAATGTAGGTGCTATTAATGAAGCATTGCGTTTTCTACATCTTGGTTTCTTGTCGCAAAGTTGGTTGGGTAATCCACGTATAGCACTTTATTCTATATGCGCTATCAATATATTTGAGTGGATGGGCTTTTCAATGATTATTTATTACGCAGGTCTTATGTCAATTCCTGATGATATTTACGAGGCAGCTAAAATCGATGGATGTGGTTTTTGGAATACTCTTTTTAGAATAACTATTCCAAATCTTTCTGGAACTACTAACACTTTGATTCTTTTAGGCATTGTAGGTTCTCTTAAAACTTTTGATATTGTTATTCAAACCACTGGTGGAGGTCCTAGCCGTTCTACTGAATTCCTAAACACTTACCTATATAAGACAGGTGTTCAACAGTTTAATGGGGGTCTCTCTGCATCTATTGGAGTAATGATTTTGATTATTTCTGTTGTTCTATCAATAATTCAAGTTGTTGTTAATGATCGATCTAACAGATGA